The window CACAGAGACTGCAGCTCCTAAAGGGTCATATCCTGCCTGAAAATAAGGTAAGCTGACATCACAGGTATTAATACACTTaatgatttctttaaaaaactgATTGAGCAATTTTAAAGTtatgaaaccttttttttaatcaaatgcaTTTAACATGTTGCAATATTTACACATTCAGGACAACAGGTTTGGGTATTCTAACTTAACTAATCGTCATATAAGATAAAGCATTAAATAATTgctcattttaaatgtatttgttttctCTGTATGTTGTAGACCACAGCAATGGCTGGCTCTCCTGGTCCTCTAACTACACATGTGTTGAACACAGCCATGGGGATCCCTGCCTCAAACCTGGCTCTCCATCTCTATCGACAAGACCCGTCCACTAATGCCTGGAGTTTAATAAAAACTGGGTACAGCCAGTAACACTTCCACATGCACTGGTGGGAATCCTCAGCTATGCACAGTGTTTATATTCACTGTCATATCACCTTTGGTCTCAACAGGACTACTAATGAAGATGGCCGTTGCCCGGGACTCATCACGCCACAAGCGTTTACATCTGATGTGTATAAAATTCATTTTGAGACTGCTAAGTACTGGGAGAGAATAGGAGAGACAGGCTTTTACCCATATGTAGAGGTGAGGTTAAACCTGGATGTCACAACATCTAACATTAGAACTGATGAATGTTTCTGATTCATCTGCTGTTTTAATGATGGTCTTATTATTGATAACTCTCTTCATATGGGTTTTATTCTGTTGCAGATTGTCTTCACTATAAATGACCCTGGTCAAAAGTACCACATCCCTCTGCTGTTGAGCCCTTTTTCGTACAGTACGTATAGAGGAAGCTAGTGTCATCCTTCTGGC is drawn from Takifugu flavidus isolate HTHZ2018 chromosome 2, ASM371156v2, whole genome shotgun sequence and contains these coding sequences:
- the uraha gene encoding 5-hydroxyisourate hydrolase, which translates into the protein MSAQRLQLLKGHILPENKTTAMAGSPGPLTTHVLNTAMGIPASNLALHLYRQDPSTNAWSLIKTGTTNEDGRCPGLITPQAFTSDVYKIHFETAKYWERIGETGFYPYVEIVFTINDPGQKYHIPLLLSPFSYSTYRGS